The genomic DNA ACGATCGAATCCAAGGTTCGGTTCACCTTTATAAGGTCCGTGAACAGAACCAAGAGCTGGAGCGAAACAATCAACGCCAGTTTCACGGATCAATTGGTCACACTCAGCTGGAATCGCATAAGCTGCTTCTGCATCATCAACGATCACATCGTCTTCTTGTCCGCCGATACGGCCTAATTCCGCTTCGACTGATACACCAACAGCGTGTGCAACATCTACAACCTTCTTCGTTAATGCGATGTTCTCTTCAAGTGGATAGTGAGAGCCGTCGATCATAACAGATGTGAATCCAGCATTGATCGCTTGTACACACTTTTCAAAGCTTGAACCGTGGTCAAGGTGAATGGCAACAGGAACTGTCACATTGTATTCTTCCATAAGGGATTCAACAAGGTTGACAACCGTTTTGAAGCCACCCATGTAACGTGCTGCTCCTTCAGAGACACCACAGATAAGCGGAGATTTCTCTTCTTCTGCAGCTTGTAGAATCGCCTGAGTGAACTCCAGGTTATTCAAGTTATATTGACC from Pseudalkalibacillus sp. SCS-8 includes the following:
- the fba gene encoding class II fructose-1,6-bisphosphate aldolase; this encodes MPLVSMKEMLEKAKAEGYAVGQYNLNNLEFTQAILQAAEEEKSPLICGVSEGAARYMGGFKTVVNLVESLMEEYNVTVPVAIHLDHGSSFEKCVQAINAGFTSVMIDGSHYPLEENIALTKKVVDVAHAVGVSVEAELGRIGGQEDDVIVDDAEAAYAIPAECDQLIRETGVDCFAPALGSVHGPYKGEPNLGFDRMKEISELTGVPLVLHGGTGIPTKDVKKAISFGHAKINVNTESQISASKAVREVLAEKPELYDPRKYMGPAREAIKETVKGKMREFGSSNKA